ACTGTGGGCCAGTTCAAGATCGGCCTCATCCACGGGCACCAGGTCATCCCCTGGGGGGACATGGCCAGCCTGGCACTCCTCCAGAGGCAGCTGGACGTAGACATCCTCatctctggacacacacacaagtttgAGGCTTTCGAGAACGAGAACAAGTTTTACATCAACCCTGGTTCCGCCACAGGGGCCTACAACGCACTGGAAAGGtagatgtcctgcaggtgtaaCCGCAGAAGTGGTGATGGAAAGACGTGAAACGTGCCTGTCTTCCCTCTTTACAGTAACATCATCCCCTCCTTCGTATTAATGGACATCCAGGCGTCAACAGTGGTGACGTACGTTTATCAGCTGATTGGTGACGATGTGAAGGTGGAAAGAATCGAGTACAAGAAAACTTAAAGGAAGGTGGGACGAGGAGTTTGGTTTCCATTGCTCAGCATTGTTGCTTCccatccaccagggggcagcatctCTCCTGCAGTCATGTTAGCTGGTCAGTCGGCCAACTCTGAACAACCTGTGTATTATATTGTGTATACGACATCAGCATTTGCTTGAAACCAAGCTGTCACAGTAATTGAGAGAACGCAATAAGATCACATGTATTTGTTTTCCAAAGGATTATTTGGTgccattttcttttacttaTTTTTGATCTTTGCATTTATTATTTCCTGTACATGGAAACAACTAATCAGGCCTTTAGCTTCAGGTAGTCGGCCTTCTGTCATTTATTTCCCCTCCACAATAAAGGTCTAATTTCACCAACTCTCTGGTTTTGTCTTAATTCcagtgatggaaaaaaagagcatGAAAATTCATGAAAATAAGGACTGAAAAAATCCTCACACATGGTCTGAATCCTCTTCCGCACAGCTCGTCCAAAAACCACCCTAAATTACTGTAAGTTGATGTTTCAGTTCCTGTAAATTAGCTTTGCAGTTGTTTTTGTCCAGACCGGGCTCACCGGACCGGAGGCCACCGAAGCTGCGGTTCAACCACTGAACAGCTGAAAGTGAAGCTGTTACTGGA
Above is a genomic segment from Takifugu rubripes chromosome 2, fTakRub1.2, whole genome shotgun sequence containing:
- the vps29 gene encoding vacuolar protein sorting-associated protein 29 isoform X1 is translated as MAGHRLVLVLGDLHIPHRCNTLPAKFKKLLVPGKIQHILCTGNLCTKESYDYLKTLAGDVHIVRGDFDENLNYPEQKVVTVGQFKIGLIHGHQVIPWGDMASLALLQRQLDVDILISGHTHKFEAFENENKFYINPGSATGAYNALESNIIPSFVLMDIQASTVVTYVYQLIGDDVKVERIEYKKT
- the vps29 gene encoding vacuolar protein sorting-associated protein 29 isoform X2, whose product is MLVLVLGDLHIPHRCNTLPAKFKKLLVPGKIQHILCTGNLCTKESYDYLKTLAGDVHIVRGDFDENLNYPEQKVVTVGQFKIGLIHGHQVIPWGDMASLALLQRQLDVDILISGHTHKFEAFENENKFYINPGSATGAYNALESNIIPSFVLMDIQASTVVTYVYQLIGDDVKVERIEYKKT